In Gymnogyps californianus isolate 813 chromosome 1, ASM1813914v2, whole genome shotgun sequence, the following are encoded in one genomic region:
- the CDK8 gene encoding cyclin-dependent kinase 8 isoform X6, with protein MGFARLFNSPLKPLADLDPVVVTFWYRAPELLLGARHYTKAIDIWAIGCIFAELLTSEPIFHCRQEDIKTSNPYHHDQLDRIFNVMGFPADKDWEDIKKMPEHSTLMKDFRRNTYTNCSLIKYMEKHKVKPDSKAFHLLQKLLTMDPIKRITSEQAMQDPYFLEDPLPTSDVFAGCQIPYPKREFLTEEEPDDKGDKKNQQQQQGNNHTNGTGHPGNQDNSHTQGPPLKKVRVVPPTTTSGGLIMTSDYQRSNPHAAYPNPGPSTSQPQSSMGYSTTSQQPPQYSHQTHRY; from the exons ATGGGCTTTGCCCGATTATTTAATTCACCTCTGAAGCCTTTAGCAGACTTGGATCCAGTAGTTGTAACATTCTGGTATCGAGCTCCAGAGTTGCTTCTTGGAGCAAGGCATTATACCAAAGCTATTG atatttggGCCATAGGGTGTATATTTGCAGAGCTGCTAACATCAGAGCCAATATTCCATTGTCGACAAGAAGATATCAAAACTAGTAATCCTTATCACCATGACCAGCTGGACAGAATATTCAATGTAATGGGATTTCCTGCAG ATAAAGATTGGGAAGACATAAAAAAGATGCCTGAACATTCAACGTTAATGAAAGATTTCCGGAGAAACAC gtATACCAACTGCAGCCTTATCAAATATATGGAAAAACATAAAGTTAAACCAGATAGTAAGGCATTCCACTTG CTTCAGAAATTGCTCACTATGGATCCAATAAAGAGAATTACCTCAGAACAGGCTATGCAGGATCCCTATTTCTTAGAAGATCCTCTTCCCACATCTGA TGTTTTTGCAGGTTGTCAAATCCCTTACCCAAAACGAgaatttttaacagaagaagAACCAGATGATAAAGGAGACAAA AagaaccagcagcagcagcagggcaatAACCATACTAATGGAACTGGTCATCCAGGGAACCAAGACAACAGTCACACACAGGGACCACCACTGAAAAAAGTGAGAGTTGTTCCTCCTACCACTACCTCAGGTGGACTTATTATGACCTCAGACTATCAg CGTTCCAACCCCCATGCTGCCTACCCCAACCCCGGACCAAGCACATCACAGCCACAGAGCAGCATGGGATATTCAACTACCTCCCAACAGCCACCACAGTACTCGCATCAGACACATCGGTACTGA